One genomic region from Anomaloglossus baeobatrachus isolate aAnoBae1 chromosome 5 unlocalized genomic scaffold, aAnoBae1.hap1 SUPER_5_unloc_4, whole genome shotgun sequence encodes:
- the LOC142259223 gene encoding oocyte zinc finger protein XlCOF29-like — protein sequence MDMDGDKMAERILHLTLEILFRLTGEDYTVVKKTSSERCQAPVYEGWGRPLSPITGPPPHPPIHEDINDQKILELTYKMIELLTGEVTLLGMLGHYTAGVGNLFTAGGHLEISTNHRGPHKIINVKITPLHLVKQLINSPLLWWPEMLLFGAAVNFR from the exons atggatatggacggggacaagatggcggagaggatattacacctcaccctagagatcctcttccggcttactggagag gattacacagtagtgaagaagacctctagtgagcgctgtcaggcccctgtgtatgagggatggggaagacccctgagcccaatcacggggcctccacctcaccccccgatacatgaggacatcaatgaccagaagatcctagaactcacctacaagatgattgagctgctgactggagaggtgacactgctgggaatgctgggacattatacagcaggggtggggaacctttttactgccgggggccatctggaaatttctacgaaccatcgggggccgcacaaaattatcaatgtgaaaattaccccgctacatttggtcaagcaattaattaactcacccctattgtggtggccagagatgcttctgtttggcgcagcggttaattttaggtga